In Microbacterium enclense, the DNA window CCGTTCGCGGTCATGACGTTCAGGAGATCTTCGACCGCGCTCCGCAGCGCGACCTCGTCGGTGCCGCTGAGCACGACGTCGGCTCGGCCGAGTCCGACCACGGTCACTCCGCTGCACCCGGTGCGCGGGTCGCTCACGGCCAGCCCCAACCCTGCGGCTACCGCCTCGCCTGCCGTGCGGTGGGCATCAGGGAAGGACGGGTCGGCCGCCGCGAGAGAACGCTCGAGTACCTCGAGCTCCGCTCCGGCCTGCGCCGGGGCAGTCAGCCACCCGCCCCCCTCGATCTGTGCGCGCCAGGCATCGAGAACAGACGTGTCGACCGGCAGCGAGTCGACCCTGTTCGAGCCGGTATCGCCCGGTTCGCGCTCCGATGCAGTGACGGAGAAGGTGACGTACATCAGGCGCCCGAATCCAGCGGAACACTCTGCGGGAAACAGAACACGTCGGAAGGGTCGTAGAGCGCTTTCACCTCGCGGAGTCGCTCCGCCCCGGCGCCCCAATAGTCGCGCTGCCAATCAACGGCCTCGGCGTTCGGAACATTCGAGTAGGCGCCGTTTCCGAACGGTGTGAGGGCGGCCGTGAAGTCGTCTACCCAGCGCAGGCAGTCGGGGGTGAGCGGGTCGTCGGCGGCGGGCACGCCCCCGCGCACCCCCCAACCTGCCCCCGGTTCTGCGTAGAAGAGAGCGTCACGGTGGGCGAAGGCGCTGCCGCCGGCTGGCTCGCTGCGGGCGACGGCTCCTCCGAAAGCGTTGGTGAAGTAGTTGCAGCCGTCGGTGGGCGCCTCGGCCAGCAACGAGCGCACGATCTCGATCGCCTCGACCGGAAAGGGTGCAGCGACGAACTGCGACGAGAACTTCCAGTTCGCAGGTTCGTCGTCGAGGGGAATCTGCAGGCCGTCGTAGGCATCGGCCCAGGAAGCGTCGATGGTGAGGACATCGGGGTGTCCGATCGAGAGCAGCGGATGCAGCAGACGTTCGATCTCGGCAGGGTCACCGCCGGGCGCGAGCACCGCGAACAGGGTCATCGAATTGCGGCTCAATTCGAGCTGACTGGTGAGTCGTTCATCCGCGAAGGGAGCCGTGCCCTGCCACGCCGTGAGCAGCTCGGACACCAGGTCGAGACCCGACCACGTCGCGGTGAGTGTGCTGACCCGAGAGAGGGGATGCACCGCGTAGGTCAACGACGTGACGACGCCGAAACTGCCGTTGCCGGCGCCGCGGAGGGCCCACAACAGATCGGCGTGATGGTCGGCGTCGACGTAGATGGCCTCGGCCGCGCCGTCCGCGCTGGCGACGACGATCTCGGCCGCGAGAAGGTTGTCGCAGGCCATGCCGTAAGCGCGAGTCAGCAGTCCGAGACCGCCGCCGAGCGTGGCCCCCACCAGACCGACCGACCCTTCGGTCCCGGTCGGCACCGCGAGGCCTTCGGCGGCCAGGGCGGCGACCACCGCCGCCTGCGTGAGACCCGCGCCGACGGTGGCCGTCATCCTCACCGCGTCGATCGACACGGAGGTGAGATCGCTCACATCGATCACCAGACCATCGTCGACGGTCGACCAGCCCTCCAGGCAATGTCCCCCGCTCCGAACACGCAGGGGCACTCCGACGCGGCGGGCCGACGTGACCGCGGCGACGACCTGTGATGTCGACTGCACATAGACGATCGCCGTCGGCCGATGCGAGAACAGACGGTTCCACGATGAGCGGGCGGTGTCGTACTGATCGTCGCCCGGGCGCACGACGCGGCAGCCGAGACCGAGGAAGGCGGCGGCGTCTGCGGTGGTGCTCATTCGGCCTCGACGGCGACGACTGCGGCGCCGCCGTCCGGCTCGGATTCGAGCACTGCCCGCCGGAAGATCATCAGCCAGGCGAAGTACACACCACCGGCCAGGATGATCCCCAGCACCACGAGCGCCGGCACGAACGCGTCGGGCGGCGTCACGAGCACGACCAGGACGAGGGCCACCCAGATCAGGGCCACGATCGTGACGGGCAGCTCGAAGCGGCCGAGGTTGAATCCACCGGGCTTTCGTTCGAGCTTGCCGCGCACCACGAGGTAGAGCACCACGATGGCCCCGTACATCAGGGCCGGAAGCAATGTTCCGCCCACGATCAGCTGAACGAGGGCCTCCCCCGGCAGTGCCACCATGAGCACCGCGCCGATCGCGACGATCAGCACGGTGGCGGCGACCGGTGTGCGGGTGTACGGGCTCACCCGGCTCATCAGCTTCGCAGAGGGGAAGCGGCCGTCACGCGCCATGGCGAACACCTGGCGGGAGCACGCCGCCATCACCACCATTCCCGCGCCGAAGAACGCGAAGGCGATTCCGCCGAGCAGGATGCGCTCCCAGACGGGTCCTAGTTGGCCGCGGATGATGGCGGCCACCGGCGAAGGGTCACCGGTCACTACATCCACGTCTTTGATCGAGATGGTGAGCACGATGAGGAAGATGAGCCCTGCGACGCTCGCGGCGATCACCGAGCCCACGATCGCGCGCGGCACCGTGCGGAAAGGGTTCTTGGCCTCCTCGGCGAGGTTGGCCGCCGAGTCGAAGCCGACCAGAGTGGTCAGCCCCATCAACGCTCCGGCCATCAACCCGCCCCCGATACCGAAGTAGTTCGGGTCGGCCAGCGCGGCGCCGCGGGAGCCGAGATTGCCGATGTCGCCGCCACCGGTGACGGCGAGCACGATCAGCAGTCCGATCGCGAGCACCGCGATGATCCCGAGCTCGACCGCCACAGCGGCAGACGTGATCATGCCGAACAGCCGTGTGGAGGCAATCACCAAGACCGCCTGGACGACGAGGATCACCAAGGTGAGAACGCGCGCCATGTCTTCGTCGGCGTCCATCCCGAGCAGCGGCATCACCGCCTGACTCGCCATGGCGTTGGCCATCGTGACCACGGCGATGGCGAGGTACCAGAAGCTCAGCCAACCGAAGAACCAACCGACCTTCGGGTTCGCCAGCCGCGAGGCCCACTGGTACGACGACCCGCTGAGGGCGATGCGTGCCGCGAACTGGGCGACCACCAGCGCCACGAGCGTCTGGCCCACGGCTGCCGCCACCCACAGCCAGATCCCCACCGGACCGGCCGTCTGCAGCATCTCGCCATAGGTGGCGAACACACCGACCGCCACGGAGATGAACGCGAACGAGATGGCGAACACCTGGAAGCCGCCGAGGGTGCGCTTCAGCTGCGGCTGGTCTTCCGAGCTCTGGACCGCGGGCGGCTCAGCCGACGGCACAATCCCCGCTGCGGTGAAACGTTCCGGCATGGCTCTCCCTCGATCTGCCTCAGTGTGACGAGCGCGAGAGTCGGCCGACAAGATCCTCTTGCGGACACGTCCGCTAGAGGACAGGACATCCGCTTCCCCCGCCACCCGCGGTCGGTCATGCTGGCGCTCGATCTGTGTCACGCGGCTGCCTCTGAGGCCCGGCACCGGTCTCGACGGAGGAACGTTCGTGCGAGCGCATCATCACCGCGGCCGGCGGTCCGCGGCCCAGGCCGCGGCCGGCGGCATCCTGCTTTCTGTCCTGACCGGATGCATCACCCCAGGTTCTCCCGGCGAAGCGAACCCGGCACCGACCGCCGGACTCACCTCCGCGTCAGCGTCGGCGCCGAGTTCGTTCGCGGGCGCCCTCGCCGGGCCCATCGACGACTGGCGCACCTCGTTTCGTGCGAGCTCTATGAGCTTCACCGTTCCCGGAACGGTCGTGGCGGCGACGCTCGGTGACGGCCCAGTGGCTCTCGCGGCGAGCGGAGACCGAGTTCTCGGCTCGACGCCGATGGATCCCGACGACGCCTTCCACATCGGCAGCATGACGAAGCTGTTCACCGCCGCCCTCGTGATGCAACTCGACGAGGAGGGCGCGCTCTCGCTCGACGACACCCTCGACCGGTGGTTCCCCGAGGCGCCGAACGGCGCGCAGATCACGGTGCGGATGCTGCTGACGCACGAGAGCGGACTGAGCGAACTCGACATGGCCCTGGTCGGCACCGCCACCAATCAGGAGGTCGTCGACGATGTCTTCTCGAAGCCGCCGGTCTCGCCGCCCGGCACGCAGTACCAGTACCTGAACGCCGGCTACATCATCCTCGGTCGTGTGATCGAGGAGGCGACCGGGCGTCGCTACCACGATCTGGTGGAGAACCGGTTGATCGAACCGCTCGGTCTCAGCTCGACGTATCTCGACGTCACCGGTGCCGACTCGGGCGCCGGGTCAGCCTCGGGCTCCGCTACCGGCTCCGGCACGCGCCCGACGACGGTGAGCGGATACGACCTCGGCTGCGGCGAGGGACTGACGGGTGGCGACTGCCTCGGCCGTCCCTCGACGGCTGTTCCCACCTCGCCCGATCCGTCGCCGCAGTGGACGGGAGCCTGGGCGGCCGGAGGTATGGTGAGCACCGCCCGTGACCAGGCGGTCTGGATCAGGGCTCTCGTCGCTGGAGACGTCGTCGACGACGCCCACAAGGCCGACATGCAGGCGCTCACTCCGCTGTCATCGGCGCACTACCGCGACGCCTACTCGTCGGCGCACCTCACCGCGGTGCAACTCGGCGAGGGAACGGGCCTGACCTCGTGGGCAGTGCCGGGGCTCGGAACCTGTGTCGGCCACGCCGGGTCCATCCCGGGCTCGAACGGCGTCGCCGCCTACTGCCCCGACGAACAACTGGCCATCGTCGTCCTGAACGACATCGACCCGGCGGGACTCACTCCCGGCTACCCGGGCCTGGTCGAACTGGCCCCCGCGGCGCTCGACGCCCTGAACACAGGCTGAACCCCTCGCTCTCCGTCTCCGCCGCGGAGTCAGGAAGCACGACGCCGTCCTCGGCACCTGCTCCAACCGGCCGACGTCGTCGGTGGGGACAGTTCGACGACGGCGAGGAACGGGTTGGCGACCTGAGTCCCGTCGGTGACGAACACCCCTCTCGCGAGCTCGGGGTCGAAGCCGAGTCCGGCTCCGTCGCCGCGCCGGCTCGCGGCCGTACGAAACTCCTGAGAAAGCGGACGCGCACCTCGCCCCCGACCGCGCGAACGGCCTCCGGCATCCCGGATCTCAGGAGTTCGGCCCGCCGCATCTCGCGATACCGT includes these proteins:
- a CDS encoding FAD-binding oxidoreductase, which codes for MSTTADAAAFLGLGCRVVRPGDDQYDTARSSWNRLFSHRPTAIVYVQSTSQVVAAVTSARRVGVPLRVRSGGHCLEGWSTVDDGLVIDVSDLTSVSIDAVRMTATVGAGLTQAAVVAALAAEGLAVPTGTEGSVGLVGATLGGGLGLLTRAYGMACDNLLAAEIVVASADGAAEAIYVDADHHADLLWALRGAGNGSFGVVTSLTYAVHPLSRVSTLTATWSGLDLVSELLTAWQGTAPFADERLTSQLELSRNSMTLFAVLAPGGDPAEIERLLHPLLSIGHPDVLTIDASWADAYDGLQIPLDDEPANWKFSSQFVAAPFPVEAIEIVRSLLAEAPTDGCNYFTNAFGGAVARSEPAGGSAFAHRDALFYAEPGAGWGVRGGVPAADDPLTPDCLRWVDDFTAALTPFGNGAYSNVPNAEAVDWQRDYWGAGAERLREVKALYDPSDVFCFPQSVPLDSGA
- a CDS encoding amino acid permease; the protein is MPERFTAAGIVPSAEPPAVQSSEDQPQLKRTLGGFQVFAISFAFISVAVGVFATYGEMLQTAGPVGIWLWVAAAVGQTLVALVVAQFAARIALSGSSYQWASRLANPKVGWFFGWLSFWYLAIAVVTMANAMASQAVMPLLGMDADEDMARVLTLVILVVQAVLVIASTRLFGMITSAAVAVELGIIAVLAIGLLIVLAVTGGGDIGNLGSRGAALADPNYFGIGGGLMAGALMGLTTLVGFDSAANLAEEAKNPFRTVPRAIVGSVIAASVAGLIFLIVLTISIKDVDVVTGDPSPVAAIIRGQLGPVWERILLGGIAFAFFGAGMVVMAACSRQVFAMARDGRFPSAKLMSRVSPYTRTPVAATVLIVAIGAVLMVALPGEALVQLIVGGTLLPALMYGAIVVLYLVVRGKLERKPGGFNLGRFELPVTIVALIWVALVLVVLVTPPDAFVPALVVLGIILAGGVYFAWLMIFRRAVLESEPDGGAAVVAVEAE
- a CDS encoding serine hydrolase, whose protein sequence is MSFTVPGTVVAATLGDGPVALAASGDRVLGSTPMDPDDAFHIGSMTKLFTAALVMQLDEEGALSLDDTLDRWFPEAPNGAQITVRMLLTHESGLSELDMALVGTATNQEVVDDVFSKPPVSPPGTQYQYLNAGYIILGRVIEEATGRRYHDLVENRLIEPLGLSSTYLDVTGADSGAGSASGSATGSGTRPTTVSGYDLGCGEGLTGGDCLGRPSTAVPTSPDPSPQWTGAWAAGGMVSTARDQAVWIRALVAGDVVDDAHKADMQALTPLSSAHYRDAYSSAHLTAVQLGEGTGLTSWAVPGLGTCVGHAGSIPGSNGVAAYCPDEQLAIVVLNDIDPAGLTPGYPGLVELAPAALDALNTG